The Petrocella atlantisensis genome has a window encoding:
- the aroE gene encoding shikimate dehydrogenase has translation MIKGTTDVYGLIGDPVGHSFSPFIHNMLAEALSENMAYVAFHVKENQLEHAMAGLKGLSIKGANVTVPYKVDVISYLDYVDDMAKAIGAVNTIKLDNNELVGYNTDWIGLLKALKEIKINLRDKSILIIGAGGAARAVGMMCAHEGAGHIAITNRTQANAEKLAKLINRHYDVSTEVIPLEDLKERNDLVIAFQTTPIGMYPHSANNPIYETKFYETLEVAVDLIYNPLETHFLREAREAGAITMNGMGMLFHQAIAAFELWRECTIDDGTKKRCYQAFLQQMTK, from the coding sequence ATGATTAAAGGGACAACGGATGTATATGGTTTAATCGGAGATCCGGTCGGTCATAGCTTTTCACCTTTCATTCATAATATGTTGGCAGAAGCCCTGAGTGAAAACATGGCTTATGTGGCTTTCCATGTCAAGGAAAATCAATTGGAACACGCGATGGCAGGACTTAAAGGCCTGAGTATCAAAGGTGCTAATGTAACGGTACCTTATAAAGTTGATGTTATATCTTATCTAGATTATGTCGATGACATGGCTAAAGCCATTGGCGCCGTCAATACCATCAAGCTAGACAACAATGAACTGGTCGGATACAATACGGATTGGATCGGACTCTTAAAAGCGTTAAAAGAAATTAAGATTAATCTAAGAGATAAATCTATATTAATTATTGGTGCGGGTGGTGCAGCTAGAGCCGTAGGTATGATGTGTGCCCATGAAGGTGCCGGACATATCGCCATCACCAATAGAACACAGGCGAATGCAGAGAAGTTAGCCAAATTAATTAACCGTCATTATGATGTATCCACAGAAGTAATACCACTTGAAGACCTTAAAGAAAGAAACGATTTGGTGATTGCCTTTCAGACGACACCAATTGGCATGTATCCTCATAGTGCCAACAATCCCATCTATGAAACAAAGTTCTATGAAACGTTAGAAGTGGCGGTGGACCTTATATACAATCCACTTGAGACCCATTTTTTACGAGAAGCTAGAGAAGCAGGCGCCATTACCATGAATGGTATGGGCATGCTTTTTCATCAGGCTATAGCAGCATTTGAGCTATGGCGTGAATGCACCATTGATGATGGAACTAAAAAAAGATGCTATCAAGCTTTTTTACAACAGATGACGAAATGA
- a CDS encoding shikimate kinase — translation MNEGNKGENIVLIGFMGCGKTSVTKELAKRLNLNFIDMDEKIEKAEGKTVSEIFRDHGEAYFRELETTYLKSLKDQKNKIISTGGGVILREENIEMLKKIGVVVFLQADVAHILKNIKDDHKRPLLQEEQDLEGKISSMLEIREPLYLSTANVIIQTSGKPIKSIVDEILAIL, via the coding sequence ATGAATGAAGGAAATAAAGGTGAAAATATAGTTTTAATAGGATTCATGGGCTGTGGTAAGACCTCCGTGACGAAAGAGCTTGCTAAAAGGTTGAATCTTAACTTTATTGACATGGATGAAAAAATTGAAAAAGCTGAAGGTAAAACAGTTAGCGAAATATTTAGAGATCATGGTGAAGCTTATTTTAGAGAGCTTGAAACGACCTATCTAAAAAGCTTAAAGGACCAAAAAAACAAGATCATATCAACAGGTGGTGGTGTTATTCTAAGAGAAGAAAACATTGAAATGTTAAAAAAAATAGGTGTTGTTGTTTTTTTACAAGCCGATGTTGCACATATTCTTAAGAATATCAAAGACGACCATAAACGACCTTTGCTTCAAGAAGAACAAGATCTTGAAGGAAAAATCAGCAGTATGTTAGAGATTAGAGAACCCTTGTATTTAAGCACAGCCAATGTCATTATACAAACATCAGGTAAACCAATCAAAAGTATAGTGGATGAGATTCTAGCGATTTTGTGA
- the aroQ gene encoding type II 3-dehydroquinate dehydratase, which produces MKILVINGPNLNFLGIRSTDIYGQEDYNSLIEKIMTFSHKQEVETDCFQSNHEGAIIDRLQKAYYEQVDGIVINPGAYTHYSYAIRDAISSIQIPTVEVHISNIHEREAFRHVSVTKDVCVHQIVGKGLEGYLEAISYLKGRY; this is translated from the coding sequence ATGAAAATACTGGTCATCAATGGACCTAATCTGAATTTTTTAGGTATTAGAAGTACGGACATTTATGGACAGGAAGACTATAATAGCCTAATAGAAAAGATCATGACTTTCAGCCATAAGCAAGAGGTTGAGACGGACTGTTTCCAGTCTAACCACGAAGGTGCGATTATTGATCGACTTCAGAAGGCCTACTATGAACAAGTAGATGGGATTGTCATTAATCCAGGTGCCTATACCCATTATAGTTATGCAATCCGAGATGCAATTAGTAGCATTCAGATTCCGACAGTGGAAGTTCATATTTCGAACATTCATGAAAGAGAAGCTTTTCGCCATGTTTCTGTTACGAAGGATGTATGTGTGCATCAGATCGTCGGAAAAGGTTTGGAGGGTTATCTGGAAGCCATCTCTTATCTAAAAGGAAGATATTAA